One Pseudomonas tolaasii NCPPB 2192 genomic window carries:
- the uraH gene encoding hydroxyisourate hydrolase: MGRLTTHVLDAAHGSPGSAIKVELYRVEGAQLELVGTALTNSDGRCDAPLLQGDDYRSGVYQLQFSAGDYYRARGVQLPEPAFLDVVVLRFGISAEQEHYHVPLLISPYSYSTYRGS; this comes from the coding sequence ATGGGACGTTTGACCACACACGTTTTGGACGCCGCACACGGCAGCCCCGGCAGTGCCATCAAGGTTGAGCTGTATCGCGTCGAAGGCGCGCAACTTGAGCTGGTGGGTACGGCCTTGACCAACAGCGACGGCCGCTGCGACGCGCCTTTGTTGCAAGGCGATGATTACCGCAGTGGTGTGTACCAGCTGCAATTCAGCGCCGGCGACTACTACCGTGCCCGTGGTGTGCAACTGCCGGAGCCGGCTTTTCTCGACGTGGTGGTCCTGCGCTTCGGCATCAGCGCCGAGCAGGAGCATTACCATGTCCCGCTACTGATTTCGCCTTACAGCTACTCCACCTATCGCGGTAGCTGA
- a CDS encoding dermonecrotic toxin domain-containing protein, which translates to MTSTLETPHLPLAANPASDTGDSDDTPHAEVAAEAEWQAIRGQVKRRINTCTHPSRLINQLCLADMRCRESAQALTHLIGRSPRILKVIRAQLLNTFDEDPDKVLFTLPAQDGQPEKVDSLTGQALVWLFQHAMDASVYASTTLSVKGKPGYRLPFTPLEALQRVRAMGLFERLTLATTQYWDSLAYGSWLTRREYWVALHKELFADRALIARHLDELSSAGMELVQAVTDAPSAELRRCAGGDWARVRVGGLLWPGTPSIAIAGALHIYREGDPVGVPHIIYLPGVARNFHEYPSFVALQCGLLELSKARFDELWQCLPLNRRQVLCRPADLSAALSVTRGLEIEGDALALQAHALLTQQWENELACAGTRYHPQIFARDRPPTLDTASFLRFVEGNRKQLVGGGRLGEVCDELLTWDYQRRHAEIVLAGSASGLALRAQEQQVERYEKGLVALLDPLDPGAETAAYQELVAWVDQLKVHAHTLNTFSQGARQRLLEVDFWSARLSGAGTPRRVTAFLNAQTQALRCEVQVQHGLKLLSTAHRDLVMEVLEQPLPSHRPDSQTRVLGVVIGSESQGFYPLHNAWVVTTAAAVRVPRRQLPVVLYVFGEVGGLSALAGVDALTRSVKASLSSRDDSVLWGSVARDKRNGLRALAAHHTLGVRYVPIDGKPALVCLKKLLGSCDRLYKSGDDVTRLFSEVKDAELSRALLLTELETHLQVPTNSALSRAQTNIELLRKAALDAKKRPSWLTGSTQAQRKHFRRLQKRYLSSVWAFLARQEHRLPDLNTFARQALTARLHQEGIVLGVEIDEPFIAMSGDIHGTYCDHAEACRLKDPQRALPPTSACRAFSLLELALHNLDPLAPWTQYALNRACFLRWMWPSKLSTGHLRQMMSSLDVGGRYDALIKTTFYPPASPEYSPSEGRIPELLNRVLRTGADYHLFSAVQQGLSATAQSVFSTAMAAQAPQDLLKNRHALQLYGVHVVGHTMQHDRYVAGIVVIEDKRSRLCLVYWPQAPQALVLTEYNCLETARAELNRLGALPDNARALARQVAPGWAFQAMLEPEATSLFDVATGFAFVKGIWRLSRALRVQHREPSLALEQIEEQVFEQIASDPQDWLAIVPNPGCNAQALLYRGYVQELQRQTQAASYSNKALEEYRIRRRRDESIAKVRMVLSLFVPVFGLFSDLYELYVAAQRYQRSGDPRDKDVLADTIKFFMVGLVMTFIPGPGRAGAGAVRSALPPALRRMHRWRVEPSLAPRSAPSVRQLPALERFKVKSVPEGAVALKGPGREGVYVKNGELFVEDGTHHYPAYRRGNEPSLRLKNTQLPEQDELIIHIHEPREWLLGADSPLPAAGTSSGVLDPWPARASPAPDWWPPVVRSATENRILQSSNPALHWLDWRMQVPISTQLSSPAPGIFFVPLDAHGFSYNALRVAPAYTSLTDPSSGFYRLLPQGGQAPLNHIVFITKNEPPVSLARADIERWTSTHLLEQPLAASRTPTGGWQLHAPLFDKPLTAYVADAFPSMTHKSREFTVARMIELSDSSRAATATHLLNVRATLDSWLPPAPAKPGQTDDLLRMLRPTERGRNSTFISYQGAAPGFTRIDFTPPRPLARPLQREGKGLAAQREIAQRDAVKSVLQEQGFSVREFEVIRGGKAVREAIATHPRSPDTLYYLSFYWFEQGHLTLGARLTDHWFVARSTLYMSTALSAEVHLALREQRLVRILAGIQWPVHGRVSATVYFIKLAA; encoded by the coding sequence ATGACCTCGACCCTCGAAACGCCCCACCTTCCTCTCGCTGCCAACCCTGCGTCGGACACCGGCGATAGTGACGACACCCCGCACGCCGAAGTGGCCGCCGAAGCCGAATGGCAGGCGATTCGCGGCCAGGTGAAACGGCGCATCAATACTTGCACTCATCCCAGTCGCCTGATCAATCAGCTTTGCCTTGCCGACATGCGCTGTCGCGAATCGGCGCAGGCGCTGACCCATCTGATCGGCCGCTCGCCCAGAATTCTGAAGGTGATCCGCGCGCAGTTGCTCAACACGTTCGATGAGGATCCGGACAAGGTGCTGTTTACCCTGCCCGCACAGGACGGGCAGCCCGAGAAGGTCGATAGCCTGACGGGCCAGGCACTTGTGTGGCTCTTTCAGCACGCAATGGACGCCAGTGTTTACGCGTCAACCACCCTGAGCGTCAAAGGAAAACCGGGCTATCGATTGCCCTTTACGCCGTTGGAAGCCTTGCAGCGGGTGAGGGCGATGGGGCTCTTCGAACGACTGACTTTGGCCACGACCCAGTATTGGGACAGCCTGGCTTACGGTTCCTGGCTGACGCGACGGGAGTACTGGGTCGCCTTGCACAAGGAGCTGTTTGCCGACCGTGCCTTGATCGCGCGGCATCTGGATGAGCTGTCGAGCGCCGGAATGGAGTTGGTGCAGGCGGTGACGGATGCGCCGAGCGCTGAGTTGCGTCGATGCGCCGGTGGTGACTGGGCGCGGGTTCGAGTGGGCGGGTTGTTGTGGCCAGGCACGCCTTCGATTGCGATTGCAGGCGCCTTGCATATCTATCGTGAAGGAGACCCCGTTGGCGTGCCCCACATTATTTACCTGCCCGGCGTCGCCCGTAATTTCCATGAATACCCTTCTTTCGTGGCCCTTCAGTGCGGCTTGCTGGAACTGAGCAAGGCGAGGTTTGACGAGCTTTGGCAATGCCTGCCCTTGAACCGTCGCCAAGTGCTATGCCGCCCTGCGGATTTGTCCGCTGCGTTGAGCGTGACCCGTGGCCTGGAGATCGAGGGAGATGCGTTGGCGCTGCAGGCGCACGCGTTGCTGACGCAGCAGTGGGAGAATGAATTGGCGTGTGCCGGAACGCGTTATCACCCGCAAATATTTGCCCGGGACCGGCCACCTACCCTTGATACCGCCTCTTTCCTCAGGTTTGTGGAGGGCAACAGGAAACAGTTGGTCGGTGGAGGCCGGCTTGGCGAAGTGTGTGACGAGCTGCTCACCTGGGACTACCAGCGACGGCACGCCGAAATCGTCCTCGCCGGTTCCGCGTCCGGGCTGGCCTTGCGCGCCCAGGAACAGCAGGTCGAGCGTTATGAGAAAGGCCTGGTCGCTTTACTGGACCCGCTTGATCCGGGCGCCGAGACAGCGGCGTATCAGGAACTTGTCGCCTGGGTGGACCAACTCAAGGTTCATGCCCACACCTTGAATACGTTTTCGCAAGGGGCTCGACAACGCTTGCTCGAGGTTGATTTCTGGTCCGCGCGTCTCAGTGGCGCGGGCACGCCCAGAAGGGTCACGGCGTTCCTGAACGCGCAAACCCAGGCGTTGCGCTGCGAGGTGCAGGTGCAGCACGGGCTCAAGCTGCTGAGTACGGCGCATCGCGACCTGGTGATGGAGGTGCTGGAGCAGCCTCTGCCCAGCCATCGCCCCGACAGCCAGACCCGCGTGCTGGGCGTTGTCATCGGCAGCGAGTCGCAAGGGTTTTACCCGCTTCATAACGCCTGGGTGGTGACGACTGCAGCAGCGGTGAGGGTCCCCCGTCGGCAACTGCCCGTGGTGCTGTATGTTTTCGGGGAGGTCGGTGGTTTGAGCGCGTTGGCCGGTGTGGACGCGTTGACTCGAAGCGTCAAGGCCAGCCTGTCCAGTCGGGACGATTCGGTGCTCTGGGGCAGCGTTGCGCGTGACAAGCGTAACGGCTTGCGCGCACTGGCGGCGCATCACACCCTGGGGGTGCGCTATGTGCCCATTGATGGCAAGCCTGCCTTGGTATGCCTCAAGAAACTGCTGGGTTCCTGTGATCGGTTGTACAAAAGCGGCGATGACGTCACGCGCCTTTTCAGTGAGGTCAAGGACGCCGAGCTGAGCCGTGCACTGCTGCTGACCGAATTGGAAACCCACCTGCAGGTGCCGACCAATAGCGCGCTGAGCCGGGCGCAGACCAATATCGAGTTGTTGCGCAAGGCGGCGCTTGACGCGAAAAAACGGCCCTCCTGGTTAACAGGCTCAACCCAGGCACAGCGTAAACACTTCAGGCGCTTGCAAAAGCGTTACCTGAGCAGCGTCTGGGCCTTTTTGGCGCGGCAAGAACACCGCCTGCCGGACTTGAACACGTTTGCCCGCCAGGCGTTGACCGCCCGTTTGCATCAGGAAGGGATCGTCCTGGGGGTGGAAATAGACGAGCCCTTTATCGCGATGTCAGGCGATATCCACGGCACCTATTGCGATCATGCCGAAGCTTGCCGGCTCAAGGACCCCCAGCGGGCATTACCCCCCACCTCTGCGTGCAGAGCCTTCAGCCTGCTCGAGTTGGCGCTGCATAACCTCGACCCGTTGGCCCCCTGGACGCAATACGCACTCAACCGTGCATGCTTTCTGCGTTGGATGTGGCCGAGCAAACTTTCCACGGGCCACCTGAGGCAAATGATGTCTTCGCTGGATGTCGGCGGTCGCTACGACGCGTTGATCAAAACGACCTTTTACCCGCCGGCCAGCCCCGAGTATTCGCCCAGCGAAGGACGTATTCCCGAATTGTTGAACCGCGTGCTGCGCACAGGCGCTGACTATCATCTGTTTTCTGCGGTTCAACAGGGGTTGTCGGCGACAGCGCAAAGCGTGTTCAGCACGGCAATGGCTGCACAAGCGCCCCAGGACCTGTTGAAAAACCGGCATGCATTACAACTGTACGGGGTGCATGTGGTGGGGCATACGATGCAGCATGATCGCTATGTCGCCGGGATCGTGGTGATAGAAGACAAGCGTTCCCGGCTTTGCCTGGTGTATTGGCCCCAGGCCCCGCAAGCGTTGGTGCTTACCGAGTACAACTGTCTTGAAACGGCCCGGGCTGAGTTGAACCGTCTTGGCGCATTGCCTGATAACGCCAGGGCACTGGCGCGGCAGGTCGCGCCTGGCTGGGCCTTTCAGGCAATGCTCGAACCGGAGGCCACCAGCCTGTTCGATGTGGCCACCGGTTTCGCGTTTGTGAAAGGAATCTGGCGGCTGTCGCGCGCACTTCGCGTGCAGCATCGTGAGCCATCGCTGGCACTTGAGCAGATAGAGGAGCAGGTGTTCGAACAGATTGCCAGTGACCCTCAGGATTGGCTGGCGATTGTCCCCAACCCCGGCTGCAATGCCCAGGCGTTGCTGTATCGCGGGTACGTGCAGGAACTGCAGCGCCAGACACAGGCGGCCAGTTACTCCAACAAGGCACTGGAAGAATATCGAATACGCCGTCGTCGCGACGAAAGCATTGCCAAAGTCCGCATGGTGCTAAGCCTCTTTGTTCCGGTCTTCGGTCTGTTCAGTGACCTCTATGAGTTATACGTCGCGGCGCAACGTTATCAACGCTCTGGTGATCCTCGTGATAAAGACGTGCTGGCCGATACGATAAAATTTTTCATGGTCGGCCTGGTCATGACCTTCATACCTGGCCCGGGTAGAGCGGGGGCCGGTGCTGTCCGGTCTGCTCTGCCGCCTGCGTTGCGGCGGATGCATCGCTGGCGTGTCGAGCCGAGCCTCGCTCCCCGTTCGGCTCCATCGGTGAGGCAGCTTCCGGCACTGGAGCGGTTTAAAGTCAAATCGGTGCCCGAAGGCGCAGTGGCGTTGAAGGGGCCAGGGCGGGAAGGTGTCTACGTCAAAAATGGCGAGCTGTTTGTGGAAGATGGCACTCACCATTATCCGGCTTACCGGCGCGGGAACGAGCCGTCGTTGCGCTTGAAAAACACACAGTTGCCGGAACAGGACGAACTGATCATCCATATTCACGAGCCCAGGGAGTGGTTGCTCGGCGCGGATTCGCCTCTGCCGGCAGCCGGAACCAGTTCGGGCGTGCTTGATCCATGGCCCGCGCGGGCATCGCCGGCGCCGGACTGGTGGCCACCTGTGGTGCGCAGTGCCACGGAAAACAGGATCCTCCAGTCCTCCAACCCCGCACTCCATTGGCTCGATTGGCGTATGCAAGTCCCGATCAGTACGCAATTGAGCTCCCCCGCACCGGGCATTTTTTTTGTGCCATTGGATGCTCACGGGTTTTCCTACAATGCCCTGCGGGTCGCCCCCGCCTATACAAGCCTGACGGACCCCTCGAGCGGTTTTTACCGCTTGCTGCCGCAGGGTGGGCAAGCACCGCTGAACCATATCGTGTTTATTACGAAGAATGAGCCCCCGGTCTCGTTGGCTCGGGCCGATATCGAGCGTTGGACAAGCACGCACCTGCTTGAACAACCCCTCGCGGCGTCTCGCACGCCAACCGGCGGGTGGCAGCTGCATGCGCCCTTGTTCGATAAGCCGCTCACGGCGTATGTGGCGGACGCCTTTCCTTCCATGACACATAAAAGCCGCGAATTTACCGTAGCGAGGATGATTGAGCTGTCGGATTCGAGCAGGGCGGCGACGGCGACCCATTTGCTCAATGTGCGCGCAACGCTGGACAGCTGGTTGCCGCCAGCCCCTGCAAAACCCGGGCAGACCGACGACTTATTGAGGATGTTGCGGCCGACTGAACGAGGGCGAAACAGCACATTCATCAGCTACCAGGGTGCCGCCCCAGGCTTCACGCGCATTGACTTCACGCCGCCGCGCCCCTTGGCAAGACCACTGCAGCGCGAAGGCAAAGGGCTGGCGGCGCAACGCGAAATTGCGCAGCGCGATGCCGTCAAGAGCGTGCTGCAGGAGCAAGGGTTCAGTGTTCGGGAGTTCGAAGTCATACGCGGCGGTAAAGCCGTACGGGAAGCCATCGCCACGCATCCCCGTTCACCCGACACACTCTACTACCTGTCTTTTTACTGGTTTGAACAGGGCCACCTCACCCTGGGCGCCAGGTTGACGGATCATTGGTTCGTGGCGCGATCCACTCTCTACATGAGCACGGCGTTGTCGGCCGAGGTTCACCTCGCACTGCGTGAGCAACGGTTGGTGCGTATTTTGGCTGGCATTCAGTGGCCCGTTCATGGGCGGGTTTCTGCCACCGTTTATTTCATCAAACTGGCAGCCTGA
- a CDS encoding LysE family translocator — MNLETWLLFSGAALVVILIPGPLSLLMISNSLNYGLRRSYPAFLGGVFASICLLSASALGLGALLLASEQLFSALKVLGAAYLFYLAWQSWQQSRQPAHAAEVPQVASTPRFGALFGRAFVLGASNPKDILFFAAFLPQFLSSQQAFLPQLLIMIATWTLLDLCCKLAYGLGAHGAARYLRSGKGQSWFNRISAALFSGAGIVSLIKVRLPV; from the coding sequence ATGAACCTGGAAACCTGGCTACTGTTCAGCGGCGCGGCACTGGTGGTGATTCTGATCCCCGGGCCGTTGTCACTGTTGATGATCAGCAACAGCCTCAATTATGGCTTGCGTCGGTCGTATCCAGCGTTTCTGGGCGGGGTGTTTGCCTCGATCTGCCTGCTCAGCGCCTCGGCCCTCGGTTTGGGCGCGCTGTTGCTGGCCTCGGAGCAGCTGTTCAGTGCCTTGAAAGTGCTGGGCGCGGCGTACCTGTTTTATCTGGCCTGGCAAAGCTGGCAGCAATCGCGGCAGCCGGCGCACGCTGCCGAAGTCCCGCAGGTGGCAAGCACGCCGCGCTTTGGCGCCCTGTTTGGCCGTGCGTTTGTACTGGGCGCCAGCAACCCCAAGGACATCCTGTTTTTTGCTGCGTTCCTGCCGCAATTTCTCAGCAGCCAGCAGGCGTTCCTGCCGCAGCTGCTGATAATGATTGCGACGTGGACGCTACTCGATTTGTGCTGCAAGCTGGCCTACGGACTGGGCGCACACGGCGCTGCCCGCTACTTGCGCAGCGGCAAGGGCCAAAGTTGGTTCAACCGCATCAGTGCCGCCCTGTTCAGTGGGGCGGGCATTGTTTCGCTGATCAAGGTCAGGCTGCCAGTTTGA
- a CDS encoding NCS2 family permease — MESRKSEAPTLEIARPNNRWLERLFKLSLHGTTVKTELIAGLTTFITMAYIIFVNPNIMADAGIDHGAAFVATCIAAALGCLLMGLYANWPVGLAPGMGLNAFFTYTVVGTMGYTWETALGAVFISGVLFMGLTLSRVREWLLNSIPVSLRHAMGAGVGLFLGVIGLKTAGIIVDSPATLIKLGSLHEPAPLLAAVCFLLIAILSYHRVFGAILISIIAVTLAGWGLGLVHYNGILSTPPSLAPTWMAMDVKGVFNVSMISVVFAFLFVHMFDTAGTLMGVAQRAGLVNAEGKIDNLSRALKADSASSVFGAMVGVPPVTSYVESAAGVAAGGRTGLTAVTVGVLFVAAMFFAPLAGMIPAYATAGALIYVAMLMMASMAHINWDEATDSIPAIVTAIMMPLTFSVADGIALGFITYVALKAGTGKYREISVSLWVLCAIFIAKFIFL; from the coding sequence GTGGAAAGCCGCAAATCCGAAGCCCCTACGCTGGAAATCGCCCGGCCCAACAACCGTTGGCTGGAACGTCTGTTCAAACTCAGTTTGCACGGCACCACAGTGAAGACCGAACTGATCGCCGGCCTCACGACCTTCATCACCATGGCCTACATCATCTTCGTCAACCCCAACATCATGGCCGACGCCGGTATCGACCATGGCGCGGCGTTCGTTGCCACCTGCATTGCCGCCGCGCTGGGCTGCCTGCTCATGGGCCTGTATGCCAACTGGCCGGTGGGCCTGGCGCCGGGCATGGGCCTGAATGCGTTCTTTACCTACACCGTGGTCGGCACCATGGGCTACACCTGGGAAACCGCGCTGGGTGCGGTGTTCATTTCCGGCGTGCTGTTCATGGGCCTGACCCTTTCCCGCGTGCGCGAATGGCTGCTCAACAGCATTCCGGTGAGCTTGCGCCATGCCATGGGCGCAGGCGTGGGTTTGTTCCTCGGGGTGATCGGCTTGAAGACCGCCGGCATCATCGTCGACAGCCCGGCCACCCTGATCAAGCTCGGCTCCCTGCATGAACCCGCGCCGCTGCTGGCCGCCGTGTGCTTTTTGCTGATCGCCATCCTCAGCTACCACCGCGTGTTCGGCGCGATCCTGATCAGCATCATCGCCGTGACACTCGCCGGCTGGGGCCTGGGCCTGGTGCACTACAACGGCATTCTCTCCACACCACCCAGCCTGGCACCCACCTGGATGGCGATGGACGTGAAGGGTGTATTCAATGTCAGCATGATCAGCGTGGTATTTGCCTTTCTTTTTGTACACATGTTCGACACCGCAGGTACACTGATGGGCGTCGCGCAGCGGGCGGGCCTGGTGAACGCCGAAGGCAAGATCGACAACCTGTCTCGTGCCCTGAAGGCTGACAGTGCGTCGAGCGTATTCGGCGCCATGGTCGGCGTGCCGCCAGTGACCAGCTATGTGGAAAGTGCTGCGGGCGTGGCTGCCGGGGGCCGCACCGGGTTGACGGCGGTGACCGTGGGCGTGCTGTTTGTGGCGGCGATGTTTTTTGCGCCATTGGCGGGGATGATCCCGGCCTATGCCACGGCGGGCGCGCTGATTTATGTGGCGATGCTGATGATGGCGAGCATGGCCCATATCAATTGGGATGAAGCCACCGACAGCATTCCGGCGATTGTCACCGCGATCATGATGCCGCTGACCTTCTCGGTCGCCGACGGGATCGCCCTGGGCTTCATCACGTATGTGGCGCTCAAGGCCGGTACCGGCAAGTACCGCGAGATTTCCGTCAGCCTGTGGGTGTTGTGCGCGATCTTTATCGCGAAATTTATCTTTCTATAA
- a CDS encoding MarR family winged helix-turn-helix transcriptional regulator: protein MLDLKNPIHQQEAMKAFFFGYQAFTAKADEMLERRGLSRVHQRIVFFIARYPALSVKELLELLGVSKQALNMPLRQLQEMHLVNSVASETDKRKRLLELSEEGLRFEQSLRREQVKLLQRAFGDAGEDAVAGWLAVNQALAKA, encoded by the coding sequence ATGCTTGACCTTAAAAACCCGATTCACCAGCAAGAGGCCATGAAAGCGTTCTTCTTCGGTTACCAGGCGTTTACCGCCAAGGCCGATGAGATGCTTGAACGCCGGGGCCTGAGCCGCGTGCATCAGCGCATCGTATTTTTTATTGCGCGTTATCCCGCGCTAAGCGTGAAAGAGCTGCTGGAACTGCTGGGTGTGAGCAAGCAGGCGTTGAACATGCCGTTGCGTCAATTGCAGGAAATGCACCTGGTCAACAGCGTTGCGTCCGAGACCGACAAGCGCAAACGCCTGCTGGAACTGAGCGAGGAAGGTTTGCGTTTTGAGCAGTCATTGCGCCGTGAGCAGGTGAAATTGCTGCAGCGCGCGTTCGGGGATGCCGGGGAAGACGCCGTGGCGGGATGGCTGGCGGTGAATCAGGCGCTCGCTAAAGCTTGA
- a CDS encoding glutathione S-transferase family protein, producing MYKVYGDYKSGNCYKVKLMLNLLGIPYEWIDVDILKGDTQTAEFLAKNPNGKIPVLELEDGTCLWESNAILNFLADGSAFLPTEPRLRTQVLQWQFFEQYSHEPYIAVARFIQFYLNMPQDRLEEYKTCHKRGYKALKVMEKQLQATPYLVGEQYSIADIALYAYTHVAHEGGFDLAPYPAVQAWLARVASHPKHVAMLD from the coding sequence ATGTACAAGGTTTATGGCGATTACAAGTCGGGCAACTGCTACAAGGTCAAATTGATGCTCAACCTGCTGGGCATCCCGTACGAATGGATCGATGTCGACATCCTCAAGGGTGACACGCAGACCGCCGAGTTCCTGGCCAAGAACCCCAACGGCAAGATCCCCGTACTGGAGCTGGAAGACGGTACCTGCCTGTGGGAATCCAACGCGATTCTCAACTTCCTCGCCGACGGCAGCGCGTTTTTGCCCACCGAGCCACGCCTGCGTACCCAGGTGCTGCAATGGCAGTTTTTCGAGCAATACAGCCATGAGCCCTACATTGCGGTGGCGCGGTTTATCCAGTTCTACCTGAACATGCCGCAGGACCGCCTGGAGGAGTACAAAACCTGCCACAAACGCGGCTACAAGGCGTTAAAGGTGATGGAGAAACAATTGCAAGCCACGCCGTACCTGGTGGGCGAGCAGTATTCGATTGCCGATATCGCGCTGTATGCCTACACCCACGTGGCCCATGAGGGTGGCTTCGACCTGGCACCGTACCCGGCCGTGCAGGCGTGGCTGGCGCGGGTGGCCAGCCATCCGAAGCACGTCGCGATGCTGGATTAA
- a CDS encoding LysR family transcriptional regulator produces MKNSIQHIQAFLAVARTGSFTKAANELHLSPSALTVQVQQLEDWLGVALLDRSPRHVSLTAAGQEARGPMEKLLLDLDNIVTGSRDLAALRRGVVTIAALPSVCAGALPPALRLFRERFAGIEVRLHDLVAHRIHAQVRAGEVDFGIGVRARLSHGLDFLPVLNDRLCAFVPKDHPLTRHRQLTLAQLADQPIILTGRDSSVREQVDALFDETRLTMNAGMEANYMSTVLALVRQGLGISVLPESAADSLEGLVRIAIDHPGVNREIGLISRSGMGLSPAAQRCFDMLSEELSDTPPS; encoded by the coding sequence ATGAAGAACAGTATCCAGCACATTCAGGCATTTCTCGCCGTCGCCCGCACCGGCAGCTTCACCAAGGCGGCCAATGAGCTGCACCTGTCGCCATCGGCATTGACGGTTCAGGTACAGCAACTGGAGGACTGGCTGGGCGTCGCCCTGCTCGACCGCAGCCCGCGCCATGTGAGCCTCACCGCCGCCGGTCAGGAAGCGCGCGGGCCGATGGAAAAACTGCTGCTGGACCTGGACAACATCGTCACCGGCTCCCGCGACCTCGCCGCCCTGCGCCGGGGTGTGGTCACCATCGCCGCCCTGCCCTCCGTGTGTGCTGGCGCGCTGCCACCGGCCCTGCGCCTGTTTCGCGAACGCTTTGCCGGCATCGAAGTGCGCCTGCACGACCTGGTGGCCCACCGCATTCATGCGCAGGTGCGTGCCGGTGAAGTGGATTTCGGTATCGGCGTGCGCGCGCGGCTCAGCCACGGCCTGGATTTTTTGCCGGTACTCAATGATCGACTGTGCGCGTTCGTGCCGAAGGATCATCCCCTGACCCGTCACCGCCAACTGACGCTGGCACAGCTGGCCGACCAGCCGATCATCCTGACCGGACGCGACAGCAGTGTGCGCGAGCAAGTGGATGCGCTGTTCGACGAGACGCGGCTGACGATGAACGCGGGGATGGAGGCCAACTACATGTCGACGGTGTTGGCGTTGGTGCGTCAGGGGCTGGGGATCAGTGTGCTGCCGGAATCGGCGGCCGACAGTCTGGAGGGGTTGGTGCGGATCGCGATCGACCATCCGGGCGTCAATCGGGAGATTGGATTGATCAGTCGTAGTGGAATGGGCTTGAGCCCTGCGGCGCAGCGTTGTTTCGATATGCTCAGCGAAGAACTCTCTGACACACCACCCAGCTAG
- a CDS encoding CitMHS family transporter has product MLATLGVITILCLLAAVMSKRLSPLVALIALPIIAALLGGFGLQTSAFIITGIKNVAPVVGMFVFAILFFGIMTDAGMLDPIIDRILRTVGTRPTRIVVGTATLALLVHLDGSGAVTFLVTVPAMLPLYTRLGIDKRILACVCAMAAGVNFLPWTGPVLRSSAALHVPVADLFQPLIPVQIVGLAFVFACAWWLGRREEKRLGLGAGASVDAVPQRVLSEDDIKLRRPRLFWLNLILTVLVMVVMIAGWVDPVVMFMLGTVVALCINYPNVDAQRARIDAHAKTALTMASILLAAGVFTGIMQGTGMLKAMAEVAVAQIPAGHGKLIPAVVGFISMPLSLLFDPDSYYFGVMPVIAEVGKALGVDPLQVAQASLLGVHTTGFPVSPLTPATFLLVGLCKVELADHQRFTIPFLFAASVLMTLTALLLGVI; this is encoded by the coding sequence ATGCTCGCTACCCTGGGTGTCATCACCATCCTGTGCTTGCTCGCTGCCGTCATGAGCAAACGCCTCTCGCCGCTGGTGGCCCTGATCGCCTTGCCGATCATCGCCGCGTTGCTCGGCGGTTTCGGCCTGCAAACCAGCGCCTTCATCATCACCGGTATCAAGAACGTCGCCCCCGTGGTTGGCATGTTTGTGTTTGCGATCCTGTTTTTCGGGATCATGACCGACGCCGGCATGCTCGACCCGATCATCGACCGCATCCTGCGTACGGTTGGGACGCGTCCTACGCGAATTGTCGTTGGCACCGCGACCCTGGCGCTGCTGGTGCACCTGGACGGCTCCGGCGCCGTGACCTTTCTGGTGACGGTGCCGGCGATGCTGCCGCTCTATACGCGGCTGGGTATCGACAAACGCATTCTTGCCTGCGTCTGCGCCATGGCCGCGGGGGTCAACTTTCTGCCGTGGACCGGTCCCGTGCTGCGCTCGTCGGCGGCGTTGCATGTGCCGGTGGCAGACCTGTTCCAGCCACTGATTCCGGTGCAGATCGTCGGTCTGGCCTTTGTATTCGCCTGCGCCTGGTGGCTGGGCCGCCGTGAAGAAAAACGTCTGGGCCTCGGCGCTGGCGCCTCCGTGGACGCGGTGCCGCAGCGGGTGCTCAGTGAAGACGACATCAAACTGCGCCGCCCCCGGCTGTTCTGGCTCAACCTGATCCTCACCGTGCTGGTCATGGTGGTGATGATTGCCGGCTGGGTCGATCCGGTGGTGATGTTCATGCTCGGCACCGTGGTGGCGCTGTGCATCAACTACCCGAATGTAGACGCCCAGCGTGCGCGCATCGATGCCCATGCGAAAACCGCGCTGACCATGGCCAGTATCCTGCTCGCCGCCGGGGTGTTCACCGGCATCATGCAAGGCACCGGCATGCTCAAGGCCATGGCCGAAGTCGCGGTGGCGCAGATTCCGGCGGGCCACGGCAAGCTGATTCCTGCGGTGGTGGGCTTTATTTCCATGCCGTTGAGCCTGCTGTTTGATCCCGACTCCTACTATTTCGGCGTGATGCCGGTGATCGCCGAGGTCGGCAAAGCCCTGGGCGTCGATCCGCTGCAAGTGGCCCAGGCCTCGCTGCTGGGCGTGCACACCACTGGTTTTCCGGTCAGCCCGCTGACCCCCGCGACCTTCCTGTTGGTGGGGCTGTGCAAGGTCGAGTTGGCCGACCACCAGCGCTTCACCATCCCTTTTCTGTTTGCCGCGTCGGTGTTGATGACCCTGACGGCATTGCTCTTGGGAGTGATTTAA